The genomic region GGCAGCCTGCCCGCAGGCGCAGCTGCTGCTTATAGCCAGTTGACAAAGCAGCATCCTCACACGGTGTGAGTGGGTGTTTGGTGTAAACGTCGGTTTGAACTGTCACGAAACGCCATCACACGTTAACCTGTTGATTCGCCTGCCGCTGAATAAACAATAGCTGCATGAACAATTATTAAACGTTACTGACAGACCCACTGTTACATGTATTGACAGAGCCCAATCCCCAAGAAACTGGCTGCAATTCAGCTGGAGGCCCAGCAGGGGGCGCTCCGGAGATATTCAATTAGCTGACAGTGCAACACGGATAAAATAACCGCTTCTAGACAAAACGGTCaatgtgtaattttattttctcatatCTCATCGATAATGGGCCTGCACTGAAATAAAACGACGTTCCTGTCCTTTAGTTAGTCCTCACAGAGAAGCTTATGCTCCCCAAAAGCTAGCATTTTGCTAAGACACACGTTTTTACAAGCGTGAAATAAACGGTGGAAGAAAAGTTAAACCGCAACAGAAAACTACATGTGTGATGGTTGTGGTGGTTGAACGGGACGCTGTCAGGAGGGTAGTTGCTAGAAATTCGAGATATTCTCAGCAACTGGTGGATTCATGCCCAAAAGAAAAATGGCGGATGCTGTAAAGCGGCTCATAgtgctgtgaaaataaataaacccgCCAATGTGTATCTCCAACCAAAATATCataaaaatttcaaattttccTCAATGAAGTTTACActgttaaaaatgcaaaaaataaaataaaaataaaatacccccacccacccccctgCACCTAAATAAAGTTCTGCCATACATcaaaattattataatttttttaagtttccataAAAAATTAATGGTAAAAATCAATGTGTAATAAACACTGggaaatacattaaaataattacacGGAAAATTCCTTCACTGTAGCCTACTGTAATTTTAACTGGATTTTTTGAGTCACATCCCATTAGCGCCCCCTATAAAAACAAGAAGTCCAGAAAGTGGAAGCTCTCTGATGCCTTGTATGAATCAACAAGGAGTTAAATTAAAGGGCCAGCTCGCCCTGTTCTCGTTTTcttatttaacattttccaTTTAATTTGCTTCCAACGCACACCGGGATCCCTGCAGCAGGTTTGAGGCAGGGTTAAATGAGCATCAGTTTAAAAAACCGTACAGAAGAGGCTCAAACAGCTGTCACATGCAGCACCTGCCCTGTCTCACACACGCATGGCTGTTTTTACCGCAGTGCATCTGCAGCATCAGCCTCTCAACTGAGCGACAGAGGTGCCGCTGTGGCGCAGGAGAAAACACCGTTAACTGAGCACTGGACGGATTTTTTTgagggttgttgtttttttttttattgcgtGTCTGGCTTATATGCCTGCGTGTGCGCTCACGCAGTTTGACCTGCAATGCCAACACGAACGAAACATCTCTTCTCCGAGCACGGGGTCATTAGATAGCTGaaattatacaaaaaaattatataGCTGCCATCGCAGGAGAGGACagtatttttctatattttttccAGGAGAGACGACTCTGCTCGAGGAGAGGAGGCCTGATCAGGACAGTGGCTCTGATTTCATTGATCCGATTAAGGATAATTACCATTAGACCATTAGACTGGTCTCTATTAAATACTGGTAGCGTGTACCCTGTAAAAGGTAGCCATTTGTTTCCTGCCGTAGAGCATGCAAATTGATTATAAATGCACTGGAATGTAAATGTATTGTTGACGTTTATTCAGTAGCTGGCATGTTGCACTCTTGAACACATATTCATTTTAACCTCGTAAGCGTCTATACTGTCTGTAATTTTCCAACATTTAGAGCGGAACATGCCCCAGGCAGGTCTATTGATTGCTCTCTGCATCTCATATTAAAAGgacctcaggaaaaaaaaaagaatcataacCTCAGGGTGCGGATCTGGGGAGCACTGTGAGTTAACAGATATCTGGATCGTTTCATAAGCTATTTGATCATTGATAGCAGAAAAGGTCACCGCGTGGATGCGGGAGGCCAGTGGGTGTGTAAATTGGGGGAACTGTCTCAAAAGGAGCAATAATTTGTGGCAATAAATTCTGCAACCAGAATTCTGGAAACTGTTGCCGGCTTGAGCCAAAGACCTGAGTGGTTCCACGGGACATTACATTTACGCGTATACGGTTTGCACTTTACAATGCATGTTTAGCTGCTAGTTGCCACCAACACATGACATCAGCCTGCACTTAAAAAGACAATACAGATAAGCTTCCTGAAATCTACAAGAAAACATTTGCAAATATCCATCCTACTATTGCAAACTCGGAGGTGCTCAGTGCGTGAGTGTCACTACGCTCCGTGAAAGCTTCAAGAACCATTTTAGGGTTGTACTTTTTGAGGCCCCTCCTTCGATAAAACATCTGGAGCCATGGCACTACTACGCTTTCTGCTATTTTCCTTCCTCTGCACGCTGTTTGGTGAGTGGGCGTGATTTCTGGCAGTGTTTTGCTATGACACCTTGTTAACCCAGGCTGATgacttctcttcttttcttgtaaacaGTGTACCAGTGTCACGGGGCCTGTGCAGAGGTGGACTCGGACACTGAAGCTGTAGCAGGCAAGGGTTTTAAACTGGGCTGCATCTCCTGCAAAAGAAGGAGTGAGGTGAGAGGTGAAGCCAGCGTAGAATGGTACTTCAGGCCAAAAGGGGAGGCTGACTTTTTTCTGGTGAGTGTTTCCATGAAGTGGGATTTATGGCCCTGCAGATCTGGATTTCCcccatctttttttaaaataaacctttattagaaGAAGGAACAAAGTATAGAAGTAACTTGCTGCCTTAGTCACTaaaaatttatataaaataaacactgttcAATATATTTTCAGGGGGGACGACAGTATGAATATGATTGTGGAACTGCATTCGTTTTCAGTTTAGAAACTTACATTTGTGaatatgaaatttggcacagaattaaaaaaaaatcagattaatCAGAAATTCACAAGAGTTTGCGTTATTGTCTTGATGGAGTCCAAATAAAATATCTTTCCAAACCAATCGGGAATCACTTACATAAACGTTAACATTCTGTTTCAGTAGTCAGGAGTATAGGTAAAGCTAAAATAACTGAAAGACAAACTCATGTAAGATTACATAATGTCAGGTTTGAGTCTTTTTAAGGACACTTTGCACTTTAAAGGATGCTTGTTTCACCTTGTTAAAGTAGAAGAAAATAACTGTGCAGAAGCCAGAGCTTCTTCCAGTTAATATCACACAAAACGATCCCAGTACATTTGAAGGAGAAGCAATATCCTTCAGGAAAAGAGCTCTCAGTTCTTAATTGCAGTTTTGATGACGGAGATTAAAACAAATTTTAGTCTTCCAAGATCCTCACTGTGCATCGCTGAACTGGATGACATACACGTTAACAAGTGGGCCGGTGTTGCACCCAAaagatgtttctgtgtgtaataTCTCCTTGTGTTGGTAAATTAACTGGATTTATGAAGAggttatatataaaatgaagaaatgaCCTGCTTTGCAAGTATCTTTATGAATCTGCATTATTGTACCTAAATTATAATCAATCCTGTCCTTTTTGGCCAATTTAATAATATCTTTATAGAAATATGGTGCTATTTATGTTTGTTGCAATTTCTGCAAAATCTcttgaaaaatacatttatgtcAATGACACTTTTTCTACCTGGATAAATGAAAGatacataaaagtaattttGCCAAAAACTGGTTTAGCGTCAACCTTGTGATACAAATGTTTTGTTGGGCCAAAAATGACTTGATGATACGTTTGACAGATTTTAGGTAAACAAGTCATTTAGAACTGTTTAAGTACAGGCAATAATTTTTTGGTAAATCTTGAAAATCACTTTATGGCAAAACATTGGGACAGAGAAGGGAGCGAGAGCGGGGTTCAGCAGGAGAACAgcatgaaaaacaacagaaagttCTGCAATGGACACGTTTCATTGTTTTCAACACtttgtttcacttcagctctttgagTTTTGTAACTTTCTCTGCGGTTGGCAAACAGGCCATCCCCAGATTGTCAGAGGACAGCGAAGCCGCTACCTCTGCCGGACCTTAAATTCTGCTTTGTACACAACAAGCAGCACTGCTGACTATATGGGAGGTTTGGAGCAGGAAGTCTTAGTCATGCAAGCATCCATAAAATCAAACTTGTGGGCTACTTCTCTCAGGACTTGAGCTATTTATATATGCACTTATATATAGTGCACACCAAAGCTCTCCTCCTTCCTGTCGCTCTCACTTACTCACACATAGACACCTACAGTACGGTCCTCAGTCACATAATAGCACCCAGTGATGAGACCATCATGAGCTTCAGATGGGAATCAATCAGAACATTTTACCCCACTGAGGTCATCAAAGCATCAGAGAGGATGAAGAGCTCTGCTGACCTTGTGCTGGATTCTCTGTTTGATGCTGCAGTGCATGCTGTGTTAATGTAGCTGTGGATGTATTTCAGTAAAGTAGTGTCTGAATGGTCCTttcaaaatttttaaaaaaatatgcctGAACAGTTTCAGGGGAAAGTATGTTTCATATGGAGTGACTGAGGGTGTAGACAAATTTAAATCGGAGGCTGAAATCTCAACACATCCATCTACAATATGGTAACGAGGTATTTTCCTCTCACATGATATCCATTTGGAGCTGTCAAGTGTGTTTACTTAACCAATTAACATCTAAAAATACATCTAAATAATGGAGTATGTTTTTTATTCATGAACCTggacatatttttttcattgttgcttccaatttgaaatcaaacaatcaGGGTACAGCTGAAGTGTAGACTTtctgctttaattcaagggttTAACAAACATTTAGCAATAAATGTTTACGAGTTACTGACAGTTTTTACACTAAATCCTTGATTTTCAAGAGATATGAAACacatttccaaaataataataataatacacaacCTACAACAATGTAGCCTAAATAACATAACAGCTCATTGGTGGATGTTCATATTAGACACCGCCaaagtttcagtgtttttaaaagtaacacCTGTGAGCCAAATGCTCTGTTTCTGACAGTTTCTTCTACCCTTGGATCTGTGTGATGTCATAGAGTGCGTATATCCTAATAGAGTCATCTCAGACACCTGGTATTAGCTGTGAGAACAGAAGCTCCACCCACAACTGTTCCGATCTTCTGTTTATGggggacagccaatcagaaataAGCTCtctttaagggaggaaacaaaCTGAGCGGCTACACCAAGGCCCAGAATAacataaataatgaaaaattaattttaacCGTCACTCATGCAAAGGTGTTGCATAAGAATATATAACTAGTAATGAACATAACCTTAAATGATCTCTGTGTCATCCAGATATACACCTACAATGAGTATGGCCCCACCATAGAGAATGACCAGTTTGTGGATCGTGTCGACTGGAACGGAAGCAAAAGGAGCAGAGACATTCAAGATGCGTCCATATACCTGTTGAATGTCACCTTCAATGACTCGGGCACTTACCGGTGCTTTTTCAACCGCATCCTCTCCTACGATAACTACGAGTACAACGACGTTGTCAGCAAAGTGGTGCACCTCAGTGTGGTGGGCAAAGGTACGACTTTATACAGGTCATTAGTATTTGAGCAAGTAGACTTAAAGACATCTGAGGACAGTTAACAAGAAAAAGCAAATTTATtgctaaatgttaaaatatattATGCATATTGAAATAAGGTTGAAAAGTGTGGTTTGAGCAGTCAGATTTAGATTTTTTGAAATTTTTTTGAatgcatttatgttttttacGTGTAAATGTGACGATCAATGGTGGAGGTGGCTGAGCATTTTCAGGCCTTAATTAGACTTAAGCAGACTCTGTCATTGCAGAAGCATTTCACAAACTGATTCACACTCACACAATACAGACCGTCACTCTTTTAAATCTCACTGTGAGTGCAGTGTGCATTCCTATTAACCTGGAGGTCCCTGAACAACAACGGAGCTTTAATATTATGAGAATGCAGCCTGCCTCCATTTTCAGAGGTTGAAGATTCTGGCACTGTCAATAAAGAAGCCTCCTAGTCTCTGTTATGATTAAAATGGAAGCAACATTCATTTTGTTTCACTTCTATTTCATCAGTGGCTGATATTTACTCTCTACAGTTTTCAATAGATGGAAGAAACATGTCTAATCGTGGATACTGACACTCTGCCAGTTCAGCAGCTTAGCTGaattatttaatgtttcctgATAAATGCATTACTATCAGGCAGCATAACAGTAAGCATATATAACAGTGCGCTCTTTGGTTCAGTCTCCCAGACACGGATCAAGTCTAGTCTTAGACTTTGTGGTGATCTTAATTTAATTTCCCTTTGAATCTAGGACTAGGCTTTAAATATGTCTGGAAAATTGTCTCTTAACTGCAACTTTGGAACAAATTATGATTAATTAATAGATATTTTGCAAATATATAGGCTCTTAAGAGAGCTTTGCATAAACGAATGCCTGCAAATTGTAATGATCCGAAGCAATGTTGTGAAGTGGTCCGAAATTCCTCTGCAACAAcatgagagactgataaagtcatatggaaaacttttttttttattatatattatatattttgatTAAATTCAGTAGTGTCTCACAGGCAGACTGCACAATGTCACAAAAGTGATTCTTCTGCAAGAAAAAACTAAGACTATTCAagcacagaattctttatttcgATGCATGTGGCTCTTGTGGTCTTCCATAGTTGAAAACAAAAGATTTTAGATAGAACAGAT from Pelmatolapia mariae isolate MD_Pm_ZW linkage group LG22, Pm_UMD_F_2, whole genome shotgun sequence harbors:
- the scn1bb gene encoding sodium channel, voltage-gated, type I, beta b; translated protein: MALLRFLLFSFLCTLFVYQCHGACAEVDSDTEAVAGKGFKLGCISCKRRSEVRGEASVEWYFRPKGEADFFLIYTYNEYGPTIENDQFVDRVDWNGSKRSRDIQDASIYLLNVTFNDSGTYRCFFNRILSYDNYEYNDVVSKVVHLSVVGKATRGTASIVSEVMMYVSIIGLQLWLLIEMIYCYRKIAAAGEEALREAANAEYLAIASESKDNCAGVQVGE